A window of Leptospira brenneri contains these coding sequences:
- a CDS encoding SDR family NAD(P)-dependent oxidoreductase: MNTGLKNKKVLVTGSTKGIGFQTALGFAKEGAEVLVHGRSEKAVETAIAEIKKIIPESKLAGVSADLATEDGIQKLIRQVPEVDVLINNAGYFEPKEFFAITREDWKNMYETNVLSGAELTQNYLKGMLERNSGRVVFVSSESALNIPVEMVHYGMSKTAQLSISRGSAEVCKGTNVTVNSVLPGPTLSEGVEEFIQALAKSQGKSNEEMAKDFIRENRPSSLAGRFAKPEEIANVIVFLASDLASMINGASVRADGGVYKSI, translated from the coding sequence ATGAATACAGGTTTAAAAAATAAAAAAGTTTTGGTGACAGGGTCAACCAAAGGAATCGGTTTCCAAACGGCTCTTGGATTTGCCAAGGAAGGAGCTGAGGTTTTGGTCCATGGTCGAAGCGAAAAGGCAGTAGAAACAGCCATAGCAGAGATTAAAAAAATTATACCCGAATCTAAGTTAGCGGGCGTCTCTGCAGATTTGGCAACTGAGGATGGAATCCAAAAACTCATCAGGCAAGTTCCAGAAGTAGATGTGCTCATCAACAATGCAGGTTATTTTGAACCGAAAGAATTTTTTGCCATCACAAGAGAAGATTGGAAAAATATGTATGAAACCAATGTTTTAAGTGGGGCAGAACTCACCCAAAACTACCTAAAAGGAATGTTAGAGAGAAACTCCGGAAGGGTGGTTTTTGTTTCGAGTGAATCGGCCTTAAACATTCCTGTCGAAATGGTTCACTATGGGATGAGTAAAACGGCTCAACTTTCCATCTCTCGTGGGAGTGCAGAAGTTTGTAAGGGAACAAATGTCACAGTAAACTCTGTTTTACCTGGGCCGACACTTTCGGAAGGGGTAGAAGAATTCATCCAGGCACTAGCAAAATCCCAAGGCAAGTCTAATGAGGAGATGGCAAAAGACTTCATCCGAGAAAACAGACCTTCTTCTTTGGCAGGGAGATTTGCCAAACCAGAAGAAATTGCCAACGTAATCGTTTTTCTGGCAAGTGACCTTGCGTCTATGATCAATGGGGCTTCTGTTCGTGCGGATGGAGGTGTTTATAAATCCATCTAA
- a CDS encoding dihydrolipoyl dehydrogenase encodes MKEYDIIVIGAGAGTKLVTPPSKIGKRVAVFEKESPGGTCLNRGCIPSKMVIYPSELIRMAKDTEKFPVFFKEKPEADVDKIFQRVNDTVKQDSDSIPVAYEKNPNIDFYQKQVRFIDNRILSDGTETYTAKHIFIVTGTRPHIPEIPGLKDTPYWTSREALSPNSFPKSLLIVGAGFISLELGAAYAAYGCQVTGLTRTDVLRSADGDIKKELNKHLPFPIESHYQIQKVQFEDGLFVVTGITKDGQTTIHKAERLLMATGIRPNTDDLGLENTKIKTSDSGYIQVNETLETTEPGIYAFGDVIGRYFFRHSANFEGEYLFEHLYGNQTNLPIQYPPMPEAVFTHPQIASVGFTEEELIQKKVPYYKGINPYSSSATGMARMSDSGFVKVLVSKETEQVLGAHIIGDEASNLIHQIILGMYLKAKLDDYLGMIYIHPAISEITRNAFRKVREEKLKG; translated from the coding sequence ATGAAAGAATATGACATCATTGTCATTGGTGCCGGTGCAGGGACTAAACTTGTCACCCCACCTTCTAAGATTGGCAAACGAGTGGCTGTCTTCGAAAAAGAAAGTCCTGGTGGAACTTGCCTCAACCGAGGGTGTATTCCTTCGAAAATGGTGATTTATCCTTCGGAACTCATCCGTATGGCAAAAGACACGGAAAAGTTTCCTGTTTTTTTCAAAGAAAAACCAGAAGCCGATGTAGACAAAATCTTTCAACGTGTGAACGATACGGTCAAACAAGATTCGGATTCCATTCCGGTTGCTTATGAAAAAAATCCAAATATAGACTTTTATCAAAAACAAGTTCGGTTTATAGACAACCGAATTCTTTCCGATGGAACAGAAACCTATACCGCCAAACATATATTTATCGTTACGGGAACAAGGCCCCATATTCCAGAAATTCCAGGCTTAAAAGATACACCCTACTGGACATCTAGAGAAGCTCTTTCACCAAATAGTTTTCCGAAGTCACTTCTCATTGTCGGTGCGGGTTTTATTTCCTTAGAACTGGGAGCCGCCTACGCAGCTTATGGTTGCCAAGTGACTGGACTTACAAGAACAGACGTTTTGCGATCTGCTGATGGAGATATCAAAAAAGAATTAAACAAACATTTACCTTTTCCAATTGAATCTCATTACCAAATCCAAAAAGTTCAATTTGAAGACGGATTATTTGTCGTTACAGGAATCACAAAAGATGGTCAGACGACCATCCACAAAGCAGAACGACTTCTTATGGCCACAGGAATTAGGCCCAATACAGATGACCTTGGATTAGAAAATACAAAAATCAAAACGAGTGATTCCGGTTATATCCAAGTGAATGAAACTCTGGAAACAACTGAACCTGGAATTTATGCCTTCGGTGATGTGATCGGCAGGTATTTTTTTCGTCATAGTGCCAACTTTGAAGGTGAGTATCTTTTTGAACATTTGTATGGAAACCAAACCAATCTTCCCATTCAATACCCACCCATGCCAGAAGCTGTATTTACCCATCCGCAAATAGCAAGTGTAGGTTTTACAGAAGAAGAATTAATTCAGAAGAAAGTTCCCTATTATAAAGGAATCAATCCCTACTCTTCTAGTGCCACAGGGATGGCAAGGATGTCTGATTCAGGATTTGTAAAGGTTTTAGTTTCGAAAGAAACAGAACAGGTGCTTGGTGCCCATATCATAGGGGACGAAGCATCAAACCTCATCCACCAAATCATTCTTGGAATGTATTTAAAAGCGAAATTAGATGATTACTTAGGAATGATCTACATCCATCCAGCAATATCAGAAATCACAAGAAATGCATTTCGTAAAGTAAGGGAAGAAAAATTAAAAGGTTAA
- a CDS encoding rhodanese-related sulfurtransferase yields the protein MKKFLFNRYDKETLRKRVEKDKRERRVISFYRYVKLEDPIIFRDQLYDAFEDLGILGRIYLAKEGINAQFSIPVENYETLRSVVDSIPELNQIYFNDAVEDKKESFIKLAIKVRKKIVADGLDDSQFDPSNVGTHLTPLEFHDALAEPGVIVVDLRNNYESEVGHFENAILPDVGTFREELPLVEDLLSNDKDKKILLYCTGGIRCEKASAYLKYKGFSQVHQLRGGIINYAKAVQDAGLPSKFKGKNFVFDDRLGERVTEDILTVCYTCGKPSDRHTNCANLGCHVLIVQCEDCSQTLLNCCSEECKNIVLLPEEMQKTLRKENIKNKKYPTHHLTRKLVGK from the coding sequence ATGAAAAAATTTTTATTTAATCGTTATGACAAAGAAACCTTACGGAAACGCGTTGAAAAGGACAAAAGGGAACGCCGTGTCATTTCCTTCTATCGTTATGTAAAACTCGAAGATCCAATTATCTTTCGAGATCAACTTTATGATGCTTTCGAAGATTTAGGAATTTTAGGGAGAATCTATTTAGCAAAAGAGGGAATCAATGCCCAGTTTTCTATTCCAGTAGAAAATTATGAAACTTTACGGTCAGTAGTAGACTCAATTCCCGAACTCAATCAAATCTATTTTAACGATGCAGTCGAAGATAAAAAAGAAAGTTTTATCAAACTCGCCATCAAAGTTCGCAAAAAAATTGTGGCTGACGGTTTGGATGATTCACAGTTTGATCCTTCCAATGTAGGAACCCACCTAACACCCTTAGAATTCCATGATGCATTGGCCGAACCTGGAGTGATTGTTGTAGACCTTAGGAACAACTACGAATCAGAAGTGGGTCATTTTGAAAATGCCATCCTTCCCGATGTAGGGACATTTCGGGAAGAGTTACCTCTTGTAGAAGATTTACTCAGTAACGATAAAGATAAAAAAATCCTTCTTTACTGCACTGGTGGGATTCGTTGTGAAAAAGCAAGTGCCTACTTAAAGTATAAAGGATTTTCCCAAGTCCACCAATTACGCGGCGGAATCATTAATTATGCAAAGGCAGTTCAAGACGCTGGTCTTCCCTCCAAGTTCAAGGGTAAAAATTTTGTTTTCGATGATAGATTAGGAGAACGAGTTACCGAAGACATCCTTACTGTCTGTTATACTTGCGGAAAACCAAGTGACCGCCATACCAATTGTGCCAATTTAGGTTGCCATGTTTTAATCGTTCAATGCGAAGATTGCTCCCAAACGCTACTCAATTGTTGTTCTGAAGAATGTAAAAACATAGTTTTACTACCAGAAGAAATGCAAAAAACGCTAAGAAAAGAGAATATCAAAAACAAAAAATACCCGACCCACCACCTAACAAGAAAACTAGTAGGAAAATAA